A single genomic interval of Dyella terrae harbors:
- a CDS encoding DUF1254 domain-containing protein codes for MSIVRARLAAAILALVASVFIVPGFAADSPPKHAAKHAKRPKMTTDIPSSLTIPPSVDTPIGTLNFKDGVPDEDTAQKAYDNLDFQRAVQAFLDTQQAASLAAMRKGIHSAGGSAHAALLFGDLLDSKSLFLTANTDTVYATAWIDLHEGPVVVEVPPHVLGLVDDFWFHYVTDIGLAGPDGGKGAKYLFVPPGYSGEVPAGYYVSRPRTFGNWLILRGFTENGNPRPAAANMRKLRIFALAKADKPPPFHFVNVTGKAFNTIQASDASFFEQVNEVVQEEPAEASDPETLGVLASIGIVKGQPFAPDARMRKILGEAATVGQATLRSMVYRNRDKAAKIYPDGSWVTGFIGGSSTFEHNGVRLLDPRSMFFFMATGITPAMSEAKPGMGSQYAANYVDAHGQMLDGGKSYRVHLPSGIPAKNFWSLVVYDTQTRSELQTDQRLPGIGSQKQGLAKNGDGSVDVHFGPTAPKGKGVNWVQTLPGKGWFVILRLYGPTEGWFEKSWRPGEVEEE; via the coding sequence ATGTCCATCGTCCGTGCGCGGCTGGCCGCCGCCATCCTGGCCCTCGTTGCGTCGGTCTTCATCGTGCCCGGCTTCGCGGCGGACTCCCCGCCCAAGCATGCCGCCAAGCATGCGAAGCGGCCGAAGATGACGACCGACATACCGTCGTCGCTGACCATTCCCCCTTCCGTCGACACGCCTATCGGCACGCTCAACTTCAAGGACGGCGTACCCGACGAAGACACCGCGCAAAAGGCTTACGACAACCTCGATTTCCAGCGGGCCGTGCAGGCTTTCCTCGATACGCAGCAGGCCGCCTCGCTGGCCGCGATGCGCAAGGGGATTCATAGTGCCGGTGGCAGCGCGCATGCCGCCCTGCTGTTCGGTGACCTGCTCGATTCGAAGTCGTTGTTCCTCACCGCCAATACGGACACCGTCTACGCGACGGCGTGGATCGACCTGCATGAAGGCCCGGTCGTGGTGGAAGTGCCACCCCATGTGCTGGGCCTCGTCGACGATTTCTGGTTCCACTACGTCACCGACATCGGCCTGGCCGGCCCCGACGGCGGCAAGGGCGCGAAGTACCTGTTTGTCCCGCCGGGCTACAGCGGCGAAGTGCCGGCGGGCTACTACGTGTCGCGTCCGCGTACCTTCGGCAACTGGCTGATCCTTCGCGGCTTCACCGAAAACGGCAACCCGCGTCCTGCCGCCGCCAACATGCGCAAGCTGCGGATCTTCGCGCTGGCGAAGGCGGACAAACCGCCGCCGTTCCATTTCGTCAATGTCACCGGCAAGGCTTTCAATACGATCCAGGCCTCCGACGCGTCGTTCTTCGAGCAGGTCAACGAAGTGGTGCAGGAAGAGCCCGCCGAAGCGAGCGATCCGGAGACGCTGGGCGTGCTTGCATCCATCGGCATCGTCAAAGGCCAGCCGTTCGCGCCGGATGCGCGCATGAGGAAGATCCTCGGCGAGGCTGCCACCGTGGGGCAGGCCACGCTGCGTTCCATGGTGTATCGCAATCGCGACAAGGCCGCGAAGATCTATCCCGACGGTTCATGGGTCACCGGTTTCATCGGCGGCAGTTCGACGTTTGAGCACAACGGCGTGCGCCTGCTCGACCCGCGCTCGATGTTCTTCTTCATGGCCACCGGCATCACGCCGGCGATGAGCGAAGCGAAACCCGGCATGGGCTCGCAATACGCGGCCAACTACGTCGACGCGCACGGCCAGATGCTCGACGGCGGCAAGAGCTATCGCGTGCATTTGCCCAGCGGCATCCCGGCGAAAAATTTCTGGTCGCTGGTGGTCTACGACACGCAGACGCGCTCGGAACTGCAGACGGATCAGCGGTTGCCGGGGATCGGGAGCCAGAAACAAGGGCTGGCCAAGAATGGCGATGGATCGGTGGACGTGCACTTCGGGCCGACGGCGCCGAAGGGAAAAGGCGTGAACTGGGTGCAGACGCTGCCGGGGAAGGGGTGGTTCGTGATTCTGCGGTTGTATGGG